Proteins encoded by one window of Lycium barbarum isolate Lr01 chromosome 11, ASM1917538v2, whole genome shotgun sequence:
- the LOC132620127 gene encoding uncharacterized protein LOC132620127 gives MVEDQNQNQNNQNQDTSPDATSSPYINPSQNIGPALVLVAFNGVGYRSWRRCVLRGISVKNKMNFINGKSKRPALDDPTYEQWVRCDDMVTLWILNSPSRDIADSLQYVNNARELWQELKDMYDQTNSAKRYQLQKKINDLSQGTLDITR, from the coding sequence ATGGTTGAagatcaaaatcaaaatcaaaacaaTCAAAACCAAGATACCTCACCAGATGCAACTAGTTCTCCGTACATCAATCCATCACAAAATATTGGACCTGCATTGGTGCTTGTGGCGTTCAATGGAGTTGGATACAGATCATGGAGGAGATGTGTGCTCAGAGGAATTTCAGTGAAAAATAAGATGAATTTCATCAATGGTAAAAGCAAAAGACCAGCCTTAGATGATCCAACCTATGAACAATGGGTAAGGTGTGACGATATGGTCACTTTGTGGATACTGAATTCGCCTTCTAGGGATATTGCTGATAGCTTACAGTATGTCAACAATGCAAGGGAACTCTGGCAGGAgctaaaggacatgtatgatcaAACCAATAGTGCTAAACGTTATCAATTGCAAAAGAAGATCAATGATCTAAGTCAAGGAACACTAGATATAACTAGATAA